The following coding sequences are from one Streptomyces sp. NBC_01485 window:
- a CDS encoding MMPL family transporter: protein MKSLTVHSLAVHSVTVRMARSSARHPWRAIVGWLVFVALCLAVGGAVGMNSARTADYRVGEAGRAEAMAAEGDLARRSTEQVLISARAGSLDASSASAGSLDASAAQAAVRDLTARMERLPKVAEVAAPVRSADGRILMVEVALKGEERDAKDKVDALTAQTRAVQRAHPELLLQETGSPSISKGVDEQRGDDLALSEKITLPVTLLTLLLVFGSLTMAAVPLLLALSSIAAAVGLSMAASHVTPDTGVGTNVILMIGLAVGVDYTLFYLKREREERARSGGLLSPEALVELAAATSGRAVVVSGFAVVASTATLYLASDVVFSSLATGTVLVVLVAMASSLTALPALLTVLGRRAERRAERRAERAAERRAARGKPARRTRDGESGERGGGESGGSRVWTALLRPAARHPLATLGVSVLALLALVVPLAGLHITEMSRDTHSREIPAMRVYDRLNAAFPQQRVTHQVVVRADAAQTGQVGDALDRLAQLTDSDRLFTGTTRLRTSADHRISTLELHVPYLGDSDQARDSLDHLRHDYLPATVGRITGAEYGVSGDVARYTDYPAHQNAKLPLVLGALLLVTFLMTVYAFRSVVLGLLGVALNLLSAAAALGLLVLVFQHTWAEGLLDFRSTGSIGSRVPLFLFVILFGLSMDYQVFVVSRIREAVLAGTPTREAVLDGVRRSASVVTSAAVVMTTVFVSFVFLHIIEMKQIGFVLAAAVLLDAFVVRILILPSAMLLLGERSWWPSRPVREAAPAQTPVPPDRPVVDVR from the coding sequence GCGATCGTCGGCTGGCTGGTGTTCGTGGCGCTGTGCCTGGCGGTCGGCGGTGCCGTCGGGATGAACAGCGCGCGGACGGCCGACTACCGGGTCGGCGAGGCCGGCCGGGCCGAGGCCATGGCGGCCGAAGGGGACCTGGCCCGCCGGTCCACCGAGCAGGTGCTGATCTCGGCCCGGGCCGGGTCCCTCGACGCCTCGTCCGCGTCCGCCGGGTCCCTCGACGCGTCCGCCGCCCAGGCCGCCGTACGGGATCTCACCGCCCGGATGGAACGACTGCCCAAGGTCGCGGAGGTCGCCGCGCCGGTCCGCTCCGCCGACGGGCGGATCCTCATGGTCGAGGTGGCCCTGAAGGGCGAGGAGCGGGACGCCAAGGACAAGGTCGACGCGCTCACCGCGCAGACCCGGGCCGTGCAGCGGGCCCACCCGGAGCTGCTGCTCCAGGAGACCGGAAGTCCCTCCATCAGCAAGGGAGTCGACGAGCAGCGCGGTGACGATCTCGCGCTCTCCGAGAAGATCACCCTGCCGGTCACGCTGCTGACGCTGCTGCTCGTGTTCGGCTCGCTCACCATGGCCGCCGTGCCGCTGCTGCTCGCGCTGTCGTCGATCGCGGCGGCCGTCGGACTGTCGATGGCGGCCTCGCACGTCACCCCCGACACCGGGGTCGGCACGAACGTGATCCTGATGATCGGCCTCGCCGTCGGCGTCGACTACACGCTCTTCTATTTGAAGCGGGAGCGTGAGGAACGGGCCCGCAGTGGGGGCCTGTTGAGTCCGGAGGCGCTGGTGGAGCTGGCGGCGGCCACCTCCGGGCGGGCCGTGGTGGTCTCCGGGTTCGCGGTCGTCGCCTCGACGGCCACGCTGTATCTCGCCTCGGACGTCGTCTTCTCCTCGCTCGCCACCGGCACCGTCCTGGTCGTCCTGGTCGCGATGGCCAGCTCCCTGACGGCGCTGCCCGCGCTGCTGACCGTGCTGGGGAGGCGGGCGGAGCGCAGGGCCGAGCGCAGGGCCGAGCGGGCAGCGGAGCGGCGGGCGGCTCGGGGGAAGCCCGCCCGGCGCACCCGCGACGGCGAGAGCGGCGAGCGCGGAGGCGGCGAGAGCGGTGGCAGCCGGGTCTGGACCGCGCTCCTGCGGCCCGCCGCCCGGCACCCCCTCGCCACCCTCGGTGTCTCCGTCCTCGCCCTGCTCGCGCTCGTCGTCCCGCTGGCCGGTCTGCACATCACGGAGATGAGCCGGGACACGCACTCCCGCGAGATCCCCGCGATGCGGGTGTACGACCGGCTCAACGCGGCGTTCCCGCAGCAGCGGGTCACCCATCAGGTCGTCGTGCGCGCCGACGCCGCACAGACCGGCCAGGTCGGCGACGCGCTGGACAGGCTGGCCCAACTCACCGACTCCGACCGCCTGTTCACCGGAACGACGCGGCTGCGCACCTCCGCCGACCACCGGATCAGCACCCTCGAACTGCACGTGCCGTACCTGGGCGACTCCGACCAGGCCCGCGACTCCCTCGACCACCTGCGCCACGACTACCTGCCCGCCACCGTCGGCCGGATCACCGGCGCCGAGTACGGCGTGAGCGGTGACGTCGCCCGGTACACCGACTATCCGGCCCACCAGAACGCCAAACTCCCGCTCGTGCTCGGGGCGTTGCTGCTGGTGACCTTCCTGATGACGGTGTACGCGTTCCGCTCCGTGGTCCTCGGTCTGCTCGGCGTGGCACTGAACCTGCTGTCGGCGGCGGCCGCGCTCGGGCTGCTGGTGCTCGTGTTCCAACACACGTGGGCCGAGGGACTGTTGGACTTCCGCTCCACCGGTTCGATCGGGTCGCGGGTGCCGTTGTTCCTGTTCGTGATCCTCTTCGGGCTCTCCATGGACTACCAGGTGTTCGTCGTCAGCCGGATCAGGGAGGCCGTGCTCGCCGGGACACCGACCCGGGAGGCGGTGCTCGACGGGGTCCGCCGGTCGGCGAGCGTGGTGACCAGCGCGGCGGTCGTGATGACGACCGTGTTCGTGAGCTTCGTCTTCCTCCACATCATCGAGATGAAGCAGATCGGGTTCGTGCTCGCGGCGGCCGTCCTGCTGGACGCCTTCGTCGTACGCATCCTGATCCTGCCGTCGGCGATGCTGCTGCTGGGCGAGCGGAGCTGGTGGCCGTCGCGGCCGGTGCGCGAGGCGGCGCCTGCGCAGACCCCGGTGCCGCCCGACCGGCCGGTGGTCGACGTACGTTGA
- a CDS encoding response regulator transcription factor has protein sequence MSERTTLRVVVVDDHTVMRAGVVALLACEDGIEIVGEAGDGRAALDLVARHDPDVALVDLRMPVLDGVATTAEIVARHPRTRVLILTTYDTDADIERGVEAGAIGYLLKDTTREQLVDAIRAAARGETVLAPRVAEKLVARLRRPVQEALTARETDVLGAVADGLTNAEIGRRLVISEATVKTHLLRLFAKLDVNDRTRAVVVAMERGMLRRP, from the coding sequence ATGAGCGAGAGAACGACTCTGCGGGTCGTCGTGGTCGACGATCACACCGTCATGCGGGCCGGGGTGGTGGCCCTGCTGGCCTGTGAGGACGGCATCGAGATCGTCGGCGAGGCGGGCGACGGCCGTGCCGCCCTCGACCTCGTCGCGCGGCACGACCCCGACGTGGCCCTCGTCGACCTGCGGATGCCGGTCCTCGACGGGGTCGCGACGACGGCCGAGATCGTCGCCCGGCATCCGCGTACCAGGGTGCTGATCCTGACGACGTACGACACGGACGCCGACATCGAGCGCGGGGTGGAGGCCGGCGCCATCGGCTATCTGCTGAAGGACACCACGCGCGAACAGCTCGTCGACGCGATCCGGGCGGCGGCGCGCGGGGAGACGGTGCTCGCGCCCCGGGTGGCGGAGAAGCTCGTCGCCCGGCTGCGGCGGCCGGTCCAGGAGGCGCTGACCGCCCGGGAGACGGACGTCCTCGGCGCGGTCGCGGACGGGCTGACCAACGCCGAGATCGGCCGGCGCCTCGTCATCTCCGAGGCCACCGTCAAGACCCACCTGCTGCGCCTGTTCGCCAAGCTCGACGTGAACGACCGGACCCGGGCGGTGGTGGTGGCCATGGAGCGGGGGATGCTGCGCCGGCCGTAA
- a CDS encoding mycothiol-dependent nitroreductase Rv2466c family protein: MSEKTPVDFWFDPLCPWAWMTSRWVLEVEKVRDIEVRWHIMSLAVLNENKLDELPEEYREMLAVKAWPPVRVVTAAWQLHGEDVLGPLYTALGTRFHNNGEGPTVEAIAGALKDVGLPASLIEYAEQSDFEFDAQLRASHKEGIEKVGQDVGTPVIAVPGADGEQIAFFGPVVTPTPKGEEAARLWDGTLAVASVPGFYEIKRTRTKGPDFSNL; encoded by the coding sequence ATGTCGGAGAAGACCCCCGTCGACTTCTGGTTCGACCCGCTGTGCCCCTGGGCCTGGATGACGTCCCGCTGGGTCCTGGAAGTGGAGAAGGTCCGTGACATCGAGGTGCGCTGGCACATCATGAGCCTCGCCGTCCTCAACGAGAACAAGCTCGACGAGCTGCCCGAGGAGTACCGCGAGATGCTCGCGGTCAAGGCCTGGCCGCCGGTCCGCGTGGTCACCGCCGCCTGGCAGCTGCACGGGGAGGACGTCCTCGGCCCGCTCTACACGGCGCTCGGCACCCGTTTCCACAACAACGGCGAGGGCCCGACCGTGGAGGCCATCGCGGGCGCGCTGAAGGACGTCGGTCTGCCCGCGTCCCTCATCGAGTACGCCGAGCAGTCGGACTTCGAGTTCGACGCCCAACTGCGCGCCTCCCACAAGGAGGGCATCGAGAAGGTCGGCCAGGACGTCGGCACCCCGGTCATCGCCGTCCCCGGCGCCGACGGCGAGCAGATCGCCTTCTTCGGCCCCGTCGTCACCCCCACCCCCAAGGGCGAGGAGGCCGCGCGCCTCTGGGACGGCACCCTGGCCGTCGCCTCGGTCCCCGGCTTCTACGAGATCAAGCGCACCCGAACCAAGGGCCCTGACTTCAGCAATCTGTAA
- a CDS encoding SAM-dependent methyltransferase, with product MTKIDTSVPHSARIWNYWLGGKDNYPVDEAAGDAYTAVFPGIVTVARSSRAFLGRSIRYLVEEAGVRQFLDVGTGLPTVDNTHEVAQRLAPEARIVYVDNDPLVLAHARALLTSTSEGVTAYEDLSLHAPERILEAAGATLDLDRPTALILSGILGHVDGYDRARDLVRALLSGLPAGSYLSVNDGSRGTDPAYEAAQDAYNETGAVPYFLRPVEQIEGYFEGLELVDPGVVSVPLWRPEPGTAPPPIGQHGGLGRKP from the coding sequence ATGACGAAGATCGACACCTCGGTGCCGCATTCGGCCCGCATCTGGAACTACTGGCTGGGCGGCAAGGACAACTACCCGGTGGACGAGGCGGCCGGCGACGCCTACACCGCCGTCTTCCCCGGCATCGTCACCGTCGCGCGCAGCAGCCGCGCCTTCCTCGGCCGCAGCATCCGGTACCTGGTCGAGGAGGCGGGCGTCCGCCAGTTCCTCGACGTCGGCACCGGGCTGCCCACCGTGGACAACACCCACGAGGTCGCCCAGCGCCTGGCCCCCGAGGCACGGATCGTCTACGTCGACAACGACCCGCTGGTCCTGGCCCACGCCCGCGCCCTGCTCACCTCCACCTCCGAGGGCGTGACGGCGTACGAGGACCTGAGCCTCCACGCACCCGAGCGCATCCTGGAGGCGGCGGGCGCGACCCTCGACCTCGACCGCCCCACCGCGCTGATCCTCAGCGGCATCCTCGGCCACGTCGACGGCTACGACCGCGCCCGCGACCTCGTCCGGGCCCTGCTGTCCGGCCTGCCCGCCGGCAGCTACCTGTCGGTCAACGACGGCTCCCGTGGCACGGACCCCGCCTACGAGGCCGCCCAGGACGCCTACAACGAGACCGGCGCGGTCCCGTACTTCCTGCGCCCGGTCGAGCAGATCGAGGGCTACTTCGAGGGACTGGAACTGGTGGATCCGGGCGTCGTCTCCGTCCCCCTGTGGCGCCCGGAGCCGGGCACGGCCCCGCCCCCGATCGGCCAGCACGGAGGCCTGGGCCGCAAGCCCTGA
- a CDS encoding sensor histidine kinase, with protein sequence MTALVGPLAGPSADPFRATSLRRWNAVCWVLFAAMAVGIAVMGRPGGGMYKALGLLGCVVLSYALVDRFPDNPVVRPHGYLTVLVLALGGLAYLRTSYAALFMVTLPHYWMFGRTPRISMWFLGLATASTLLGSWLLQGWTAEFLGETAVSTLIVVAVGVLIGLWAHSVVEQSAERARLIDELEQTQAQLSEAHQRQGAADERERLAREIHDTLAQGFASIVVLAEAARAGIAADPARSAQQLRSIESTARENLTEARELVGSGGRPGGLAAGSVAVTLRRILDRFVEDTGLTVDADLTDLDCDQQTRIALLRCTQESLANVRKHARASTVGVVLARRPYAVELEITDDGAGFAVEESTGFGLDGMRKRVAELGGRLTVTSSVGDGTRVLAMIPQETSGEGPA encoded by the coding sequence GTGACCGCTCTCGTCGGGCCGCTCGCCGGGCCCTCCGCCGACCCGTTCCGGGCCACCTCGCTGCGCCGCTGGAACGCGGTGTGCTGGGTGCTGTTCGCCGCGATGGCCGTCGGGATCGCGGTGATGGGCCGGCCGGGCGGGGGCATGTACAAGGCGCTCGGGCTGCTGGGCTGCGTGGTGCTGAGCTACGCGCTCGTGGACCGCTTCCCGGACAACCCCGTCGTACGGCCGCACGGTTACCTCACGGTGTTGGTGCTCGCGCTCGGCGGGCTGGCGTATCTGCGCACCAGTTACGCGGCGCTGTTCATGGTGACGCTGCCGCACTACTGGATGTTCGGGCGGACCCCGAGGATCTCCATGTGGTTCCTCGGACTCGCCACCGCCTCGACGCTGCTGGGGAGTTGGCTGCTACAGGGCTGGACGGCGGAGTTCCTCGGCGAGACGGCCGTGTCCACCCTCATCGTCGTCGCGGTGGGGGTGCTGATCGGGCTGTGGGCGCACTCGGTGGTCGAGCAGAGCGCCGAACGGGCCCGGCTGATCGATGAGTTGGAGCAGACGCAGGCCCAACTGTCCGAGGCGCACCAGCGGCAGGGCGCGGCGGACGAGCGGGAGCGGCTGGCGCGCGAGATCCACGACACCCTCGCCCAGGGCTTCGCGTCGATCGTCGTGCTCGCGGAGGCGGCCCGGGCCGGGATCGCCGCCGATCCGGCGCGCAGCGCCCAGCAGTTGCGGTCGATCGAGTCGACGGCGCGCGAAAACCTCACGGAGGCACGGGAGTTGGTCGGCTCGGGCGGGCGGCCCGGCGGGCTGGCGGCGGGCTCCGTGGCCGTGACCCTGCGGCGGATCCTGGACCGATTCGTCGAGGACACCGGGCTCACCGTGGACGCCGACCTCACGGACCTCGACTGCGACCAGCAGACCCGCATCGCGCTGCTGCGCTGCACGCAGGAGTCCCTGGCCAACGTGCGCAAGCACGCGCGGGCCTCCACGGTCGGCGTGGTGCTGGCCCGGCGGCCGTACGCGGTGGAGCTGGAGATCACCGACGACGGCGCCGGGTTCGCGGTGGAGGAGTCGACGGGCTTCGGACTGGACGGGATGCGCAAACGGGTGGCGGAACTGGGCGGACGGCTGACGGTGACCAGCTCGGTCGGGGACGGGACACGGGTCCTGGCGATGATCCCGCAGGAGACTTCGGGAGAGGGGCCGGCATGA